One genomic region from Arthrobacter sp. FB24 encodes:
- a CDS encoding glycerol-3-phosphate dehydrogenase/oxidase: MGTNDSSGHPATSRQRSSVQSLRKRPRAQVLIIGGGINGVGTFRDLALQGVDVALVERGDYCQGASGASSHMIHGGIRYLENGEFRLVQESVVERNRLLRIAPHYVKPLQTTIPIFSTFSGVLSAPLRFLTHKQQGKPKERGAFLIKVGLSMYDFFSRDGGTVPRHQFRGRKRALAELPRLHPGIKYAATYFDASVHNPERLTLDVLQDGEKAGASGQSDARASNYLSLVAMGGAAGTSAGPTGGSTVQLRDELTGEVFDFTADVIVNTTGAWVDLTNEAMGAASMFMGGTKGSHIVLDHPGLLEACNGREIFFEHTDGRIVLIYPMGDRVLVGTTDVDADMAEDAVCTDDEIDYFFDLIGHVFPDVAVHRDQIVYTFAGVRPLPRHDATQPGFVSRDYRIERSAGGQEAASGGSGAVVLSLVGGKWTTFRALAEHLTNDVLKELGMDRKVSTAKLAIGGGAGFPDSQAGVQQWIKAHMSAGRDADRISGLLTRYGTRAEEVLRYLDAGPDRLLHSTRELSVRELEFMARNEQVGHLIDVLIRRTSLAFRGLVTGELLNEVADVLAAPLEWDAAARAAEIHHAQEVLERFHGVQVHSLVA; encoded by the coding sequence TTGGGAACCAACGATTCATCCGGCCATCCGGCTACCAGCCGCCAGCGGTCATCAGTGCAGAGCCTGCGCAAGCGGCCCCGCGCCCAAGTCCTGATTATCGGCGGCGGGATCAACGGAGTCGGCACCTTCCGCGACCTGGCACTGCAGGGCGTGGACGTTGCGCTCGTTGAACGCGGGGATTACTGCCAGGGGGCCAGCGGTGCATCGTCGCACATGATCCACGGTGGAATCCGATACCTGGAAAACGGCGAGTTCCGGCTGGTCCAGGAGTCCGTCGTCGAACGCAACAGGCTCCTGCGCATCGCTCCCCACTACGTCAAGCCGCTCCAGACCACCATCCCTATCTTCAGCACTTTCTCGGGTGTGCTGTCCGCGCCCCTGCGGTTCCTGACCCACAAGCAGCAGGGCAAGCCGAAGGAACGCGGAGCTTTCCTCATCAAGGTCGGGCTTAGCATGTACGACTTCTTTTCCCGCGACGGGGGCACCGTTCCGCGCCACCAGTTCCGCGGCAGGAAGCGCGCCCTGGCGGAGCTGCCACGGCTGCACCCCGGCATCAAATACGCGGCCACGTACTTCGATGCCTCGGTCCACAACCCAGAGCGCCTCACCCTTGACGTGCTCCAGGACGGCGAGAAGGCCGGCGCCAGCGGGCAGAGCGACGCGCGGGCCAGCAACTACCTCTCGCTCGTCGCCATGGGCGGAGCGGCCGGCACGTCAGCCGGGCCCACCGGCGGCAGCACTGTCCAGCTGCGCGATGAACTGACCGGAGAGGTGTTCGACTTCACGGCGGACGTCATCGTCAACACCACGGGGGCGTGGGTGGACCTGACCAATGAGGCCATGGGCGCCGCGTCGATGTTCATGGGCGGCACCAAGGGCTCGCATATCGTGCTGGACCACCCCGGCCTCCTCGAAGCCTGCAACGGCCGCGAGATCTTCTTCGAGCACACGGACGGCAGGATCGTGCTCATCTACCCGATGGGCGACCGTGTCCTCGTGGGGACCACCGACGTGGACGCGGACATGGCCGAGGACGCCGTGTGCACCGACGACGAGATCGACTACTTCTTCGACCTGATCGGCCACGTCTTCCCGGACGTCGCAGTGCATAGGGACCAGATCGTCTACACCTTCGCCGGCGTTCGCCCGCTGCCCAGGCACGACGCCACCCAGCCCGGCTTCGTCAGCCGCGACTACCGCATCGAACGCAGTGCCGGCGGCCAGGAAGCGGCATCCGGCGGCAGCGGCGCCGTCGTACTCAGCCTGGTGGGCGGCAAATGGACAACATTCCGGGCGCTGGCCGAACACCTCACAAACGACGTGCTCAAGGAACTGGGCATGGACCGGAAAGTCTCGACGGCGAAACTCGCCATTGGCGGCGGAGCCGGCTTCCCGGACAGCCAGGCCGGAGTCCAGCAGTGGATCAAGGCCCACATGTCCGCCGGCCGCGACGCTGACCGGATCTCCGGATTGCTGACCCGATACGGCACCCGCGCCGAAGAGGTGCTGCGCTACCTCGACGCGGGCCCGGACCGGCTCCTGCACTCCACCCGTGAACTCAGTGTCCGCGAACTGGAATTCATGGCCCGGAACGAACAAGTGGGGCACCTCATCGACGTGCTGATCCGGCGCACCTCGCTGGCCTTCCGCGGGCTGGTGACCGGCGAACTCCTCAACGAGGTGGCAGACGTCCTCGCTGCCCCGCTGGAATGGGACGCCGCTGCCAGGGCAGCCGAAATCCACCATGCCCAGGAGGTGCTTGAACGCTTCCACGGCGTCCAGGTCCACAGCCTGGTCGCTTAG
- the glpK gene encoding glycerol kinase GlpK translates to MNQYVIAIDQGTTSTRAIVFDHSGSIVSSGQMEHEQIFPQAGWVEHDPAEIWNNTREVIASALSKANLTRHDIAAVGITNQRETAVVWDKTTGKAIYNAIVWQDTRTQDIVDELAKDGGPERFKQKVGLPLATYFSGTKIKWILDNVEGARAKAEAGDLVFGNTDCWVLWNLTGGVDGGVHVTDVTNASRTMFMDLDTLSWDQEILDAFGVPASMMPAIKSSSEVYGTVHTSQLLREVPVAGILGDQQAATFGQAAFDAGEAKNTYGTGCFLIFNTGEEIVHSKNGLLTTVGYKLGDAAPHYALEGSIAVTGSLIQWLRDNLGLISSAPEVETLAASVKDNGGVYIVPAFSGLFAPYWRSDARGAIVGLTRFVNKNHIARAALEATAFQTREVLDAVNADSGVPLTELKVDGGMVANDALMQFQADILGVPVIRPKVVETTALGAAYAAGLAVGFWKDLGECSANWSEDKRWEPQMDDAERDRQMRLWKKAVTKSMDWVDEDVK, encoded by the coding sequence ATGAACCAGTACGTAATCGCCATCGACCAGGGCACCACCAGCACGCGCGCCATCGTCTTCGACCACAGCGGCAGCATCGTCTCCTCCGGCCAGATGGAACACGAGCAGATCTTTCCGCAGGCCGGCTGGGTGGAGCACGACCCCGCCGAAATCTGGAACAACACCCGCGAGGTCATTGCCTCGGCGCTTTCCAAAGCGAACCTGACCCGGCACGACATCGCCGCCGTCGGCATCACCAACCAGCGCGAAACCGCCGTCGTGTGGGATAAGACAACGGGCAAGGCGATCTACAACGCCATCGTCTGGCAGGACACCCGGACGCAGGACATCGTGGATGAACTGGCCAAGGACGGCGGACCGGAGCGCTTCAAACAGAAGGTGGGCCTGCCGCTGGCCACGTACTTCTCCGGCACCAAGATCAAATGGATCCTGGATAACGTGGAAGGCGCCCGTGCCAAGGCCGAAGCCGGTGATCTGGTCTTTGGCAACACTGACTGCTGGGTGCTGTGGAACCTCACCGGCGGAGTGGATGGCGGCGTGCACGTCACGGACGTCACCAACGCCTCCCGGACCATGTTCATGGACCTGGACACGCTGTCCTGGGACCAGGAGATCCTTGACGCCTTCGGTGTTCCCGCGTCAATGATGCCCGCAATCAAGTCCTCCTCCGAGGTGTACGGAACCGTCCACACCTCGCAGTTGCTCCGGGAAGTGCCGGTTGCCGGCATCCTCGGCGACCAGCAGGCAGCCACGTTCGGCCAGGCGGCATTTGATGCCGGCGAAGCCAAGAACACGTACGGAACGGGCTGCTTCCTGATCTTCAACACCGGCGAGGAGATCGTCCATTCCAAGAACGGACTGCTGACCACCGTGGGCTACAAGCTGGGGGATGCTGCTCCGCACTACGCCCTGGAAGGCTCGATCGCCGTCACCGGATCCCTGATCCAGTGGCTGCGGGACAACCTCGGCCTGATCAGCAGTGCCCCGGAGGTGGAGACGCTCGCGGCCTCGGTCAAGGACAACGGCGGCGTCTACATCGTGCCGGCGTTCTCCGGCCTCTTCGCGCCGTACTGGCGGTCCGATGCCCGCGGCGCGATCGTTGGCCTGACCCGCTTCGTGAACAAGAACCACATCGCCCGTGCGGCGCTGGAGGCCACGGCCTTCCAGACCCGTGAGGTGCTCGACGCCGTCAACGCGGACTCCGGTGTTCCGCTGACTGAGTTGAAGGTCGACGGCGGCATGGTTGCCAACGACGCCCTGATGCAGTTCCAGGCGGACATCCTGGGCGTTCCGGTGATCCGGCCGAAGGTTGTGGAAACCACCGCCCTCGGTGCCGCCTACGCTGCCGGCCTGGCCGTCGGCTTCTGGAAGGACCTAGGGGAGTGCTCGGCCAACTGGTCCGAGGACAAGCGCTGGGAACCGCAGATGGACGACGCCGAGCGGGACCGCCAGATGCGCCTCTGGAAGAAGGCCGTCACGAAGTCCATGGACTGGGTCGACGAGGACGTGAAATAG
- a CDS encoding aldo/keto reductase, with the protein MKNSPRLSLNNGVLIDQLGFGLYKVPPADAAGLVTMALEAGYRHFDTAAMYGNETGVGKAIGALAGFAGGGPAGGSGEAAPSLSREDLFVTTKVWNDDHGYDATMRAFDTSMSNLGMEYVDLYLIHWPCARRGLFTESYRAMETLYREGRIRAIGVSNFQPAHLEHLLETAEVVPAVNQIELHPWLQQDELRQLHDRLGIRTEAWSPLGRGQVLADPVVLELAAAHRRSAAQIILRWHVQLGNVVIPKASSYARIRENLDVFGFTLDPAEMAALAALERGHRTGSNPDDVN; encoded by the coding sequence ATGAAGAACTCGCCCCGACTAAGCCTCAACAACGGTGTGCTGATCGACCAACTGGGCTTCGGGCTCTATAAGGTTCCCCCTGCAGACGCCGCCGGCCTGGTAACCATGGCCCTCGAGGCCGGCTACCGTCACTTCGACACTGCCGCCATGTACGGGAATGAAACCGGGGTAGGCAAGGCCATCGGTGCGCTTGCCGGGTTCGCGGGCGGCGGTCCGGCCGGAGGCTCCGGCGAGGCAGCACCGTCGCTTTCCCGCGAGGACCTCTTCGTCACCACGAAGGTGTGGAACGACGACCATGGCTACGACGCCACCATGCGGGCCTTTGACACGTCCATGTCCAACCTCGGCATGGAATATGTTGACCTGTACCTCATCCACTGGCCATGCGCCCGCCGCGGGCTTTTCACGGAAAGCTACCGGGCCATGGAGACCCTCTACCGCGAGGGCAGGATCCGGGCCATCGGGGTGTCCAACTTCCAGCCCGCCCACCTGGAGCACCTGCTGGAGACCGCCGAAGTCGTCCCTGCAGTGAACCAGATCGAACTCCACCCCTGGCTGCAGCAGGACGAACTCCGCCAGTTGCACGACCGGCTAGGCATCCGCACCGAGGCCTGGAGCCCGCTGGGCCGGGGCCAGGTGCTTGCGGATCCGGTAGTCCTCGAGCTGGCAGCAGCGCACCGCCGGAGCGCGGCGCAGATCATCCTGAGATGGCACGTGCAGCTCGGCAACGTGGTGATCCCGAAAGCCAGTTCCTATGCCCGGATCAGGGAAAACCTGGACGTCTTCGGGTTCACCCTGGACCCGGCGGAGATGGCCGCCCTCGCCGCCCTGGAACGCGGCCACCGCACCGGCTCCAACCCTGACGACGTCAACTAG
- a CDS encoding MIP/aquaporin family protein — protein MSLGIVFLSEVFGTAMLTLLGCGVVANVALKGTKGNNGGFLMVTWGWGIAVFAGVYVAVKSGAHINPAVTLGLLVNGKSEYAPGVPVDFASTLTYFGGELLGAFLGAVVMWLAHKQHFDAEPEPASKLAVFSTGPAIRSTPWNLITEIIGTFVLVFVILTFGGTPSGLGPLAVALLVVGIGVSLGGPTGYAINPARDLGPRIAHALLPIKGKGSSDWSYSWIPVVGPLVGGTLAGAVAAVVPIIASAAS, from the coding sequence ATGTCTCTTGGAATTGTTTTCCTTTCCGAAGTATTCGGAACCGCAATGCTCACCCTGCTGGGTTGCGGCGTTGTGGCAAACGTTGCGCTCAAAGGCACCAAGGGCAACAACGGCGGATTCCTAATGGTCACGTGGGGGTGGGGCATCGCGGTCTTCGCCGGCGTCTATGTGGCGGTAAAGTCCGGCGCACACATCAATCCTGCCGTGACTCTCGGCCTGCTGGTGAACGGGAAAAGCGAATATGCGCCCGGGGTGCCCGTCGACTTCGCATCCACACTGACCTACTTCGGCGGAGAACTCCTGGGCGCGTTCCTGGGCGCAGTCGTCATGTGGCTGGCCCACAAGCAGCACTTTGACGCCGAACCGGAACCCGCCAGCAAGCTCGCCGTGTTCTCCACCGGCCCTGCCATCCGCTCCACCCCCTGGAACCTGATCACCGAGATCATCGGCACGTTCGTGCTCGTCTTCGTCATCCTGACGTTCGGCGGCACCCCCTCGGGCCTCGGCCCGCTCGCTGTGGCCCTGCTCGTCGTGGGCATCGGCGTGTCCCTCGGCGGTCCCACCGGCTACGCCATCAACCCCGCCCGTGACCTTGGTCCCCGCATTGCGCACGCTCTGCTCCCCATCAAGGGCAAGGGTTCCAGCGACTGGAGCTACTCCTGGATCCCGGTCGTCGGGCCGCTGGTAGGCGGTACCCTGGCCGGCGCTGTCGCAGCTGTAGTGCCGATCATCGCCTCGGCAGCTTCCTGA
- a CDS encoding sugar-binding transcriptional regulator, translating into MPRSRHSEALRAAQLYYLQDLTMDAIARELRTSRSTVSRLLSAARETGLVQIQIRNPLDTGPELENMIRTQYRVDVHVVPVLDTLNEAETLDRVAMQAARTIGPLVDSNAIIGVAWGSTLSAVSRHLTRKITHDSVIVQLNGAGNMQTTGITYASDIMRRFGSAYGARVEQFPVPAFFDHAATKTAMWNERSVQRILELQSRMSIAIFGVGSVDADYPSHVYAGGYLDEDDLNILANSDVVGDVATVFFRGDGSSDGITLNERSTGPALAQLRQVRRRICVVSGASKINGLRGALAAGLATDLILDEATARRLVSFDGLS; encoded by the coding sequence ATGCCGCGCTCACGCCACTCAGAAGCCCTCAGGGCTGCACAACTGTATTACCTCCAGGACCTCACGATGGACGCCATAGCCAGAGAGCTCAGGACGTCCAGATCCACGGTTTCCCGCCTTCTTTCCGCTGCCCGGGAGACCGGCCTGGTCCAGATCCAGATCCGCAATCCGCTCGACACCGGGCCGGAACTGGAAAACATGATCCGCACCCAATACCGGGTGGATGTCCACGTCGTCCCGGTGCTGGACACCCTTAATGAAGCGGAAACCCTTGACAGGGTGGCCATGCAGGCTGCAAGGACGATCGGGCCGCTGGTTGACTCCAACGCCATCATCGGCGTCGCCTGGGGATCCACCCTTAGCGCCGTCAGCAGGCACCTCACCCGCAAGATCACCCACGACAGCGTGATCGTCCAGCTCAACGGCGCCGGCAACATGCAGACCACCGGCATTACCTACGCCAGCGACATCATGCGCAGGTTCGGCAGTGCCTACGGTGCACGCGTTGAACAGTTTCCCGTTCCTGCCTTCTTCGACCACGCAGCCACCAAAACCGCCATGTGGAATGAACGCAGCGTCCAGCGCATCCTTGAGCTGCAGTCGCGCATGAGCATTGCCATCTTCGGCGTGGGGTCGGTGGACGCCGACTACCCGAGCCACGTCTATGCCGGCGGATACCTCGACGAAGACGACCTGAATATTCTGGCGAACTCCGACGTGGTGGGTGACGTAGCCACCGTGTTTTTCCGCGGGGACGGATCCTCTGACGGCATCACGCTCAATGAGAGGTCCACCGGCCCCGCCCTGGCGCAGCTGCGGCAGGTCAGGCGGCGGATCTGCGTTGTGTCAGGGGCCTCGAAGATCAACGGATTGCGCGGCGCGCTCGCCGCCGGCCTGGCAACGGACCTGATCCTCGATGAGGCCACCGCCCGCCGCCTGGTCAGCTTTGACGGACTGTCCTGA